The Haloplanus salinarum genome includes a region encoding these proteins:
- a CDS encoding ABC transporter permease has translation MGGTRSLSGAERAPALGRRSAALLVAAAALFCWHALAVVVGVPSLLLPAPATVAATLVRRAPEMAPHVAYTGYEVILGGGLGVGVGVLLALALAVSRPIRLLGTPLLLGVQVVPVVVFAPLLILLFDATLLTRTLIAALLTFFPVTVATLDGLRSVPAGQLTLLRSVGVPRWRRVLYVRVPNALPTFVTGLKLATPVAIQGVILAEFLAAERGIGHQLLATAKRFDTALLFAYVLVLAAFGVALFVAVAAVERRLHADATDVTDLLESTGVLGSASLPARGTAAVASVLLLLGGWHVAAAATTLLPTPAAVAATLAAFPALFLSTSVDTLTKFGVGWGAGAAVGLAVGTATALVPEARSTVEGSLIGLRAVPDLALVPLLLVWVRISFEAAVVLVAIAAVFPVTVGTAAGLRRMPAAHADLLDLVDAAPRRRLAVRFRHAVPALFAGVKLSVVRSLAAVVVAEWFVAESGVGVLLLQGMTNGQPALTFAAAVVLFGLGFGLFGLTAGLQRRASW, from the coding sequence GTGGGTGGGACGCGCTCGCTGTCCGGCGCCGAGCGCGCACCCGCCCTCGGGCGGCGGTCGGCGGCGCTGCTGGTCGCGGCCGCCGCCCTGTTCTGCTGGCACGCCCTCGCCGTCGTCGTCGGCGTGCCGTCGCTGTTGCTCCCGGCGCCCGCGACGGTGGCCGCGACGCTCGTCCGTCGGGCCCCCGAGATGGCCCCCCACGTCGCCTACACGGGCTACGAGGTGATCCTCGGGGGTGGCCTCGGGGTCGGCGTCGGCGTCCTGCTCGCGCTCGCGCTCGCCGTCTCCCGTCCGATCCGACTGCTCGGAACGCCACTCCTCCTCGGGGTGCAGGTCGTCCCGGTGGTGGTGTTCGCCCCCCTCCTGATCCTCCTGTTCGACGCGACGCTACTGACCCGGACGCTCATCGCCGCCCTCCTCACCTTCTTCCCGGTGACGGTGGCGACCCTCGACGGCCTCCGGTCGGTACCCGCGGGCCAACTGACCCTCCTCCGGTCGGTCGGCGTCCCGCGCTGGCGACGCGTCCTCTACGTCCGCGTCCCCAACGCCCTCCCGACGTTCGTGACGGGGCTGAAACTCGCTACGCCGGTCGCCATCCAGGGGGTCATTCTCGCGGAGTTCCTGGCCGCCGAGCGTGGCATCGGACACCAACTGCTCGCGACGGCCAAGCGCTTCGACACCGCGCTCCTGTTCGCGTACGTCCTCGTCCTCGCGGCGTTCGGCGTGGCGCTGTTCGTCGCGGTGGCGGCCGTCGAGCGCCGGCTCCACGCCGACGCCACGGACGTGACCGACCTGCTCGAATCCACCGGCGTCCTCGGGAGCGCGTCGCTCCCCGCCCGCGGCACCGCCGCCGTCGCGTCCGTCCTCCTCCTCCTCGGTGGCTGGCACGTCGCCGCCGCGGCGACGACCCTCCTCCCGACGCCCGCGGCCGTGGCCGCCACGCTCGCCGCCTTCCCCGCGCTCTTCCTCTCCACGAGCGTCGACACGCTGACGAAGTTCGGCGTCGGGTGGGGCGCGGGCGCGGCCGTCGGACTCGCCGTCGGCACCGCCACCGCGCTGGTCCCGGAGGCCCGCTCGACCGTCGAGGGGTCGCTGATCGGCCTCCGTGCGGTCCCGGACCTCGCGCTCGTCCCCCTCCTGCTCGTGTGGGTTCGCATCTCCTTCGAGGCGGCGGTGGTCCTCGTCGCCATCGCGGCGGTGTTCCCGGTCACCGTCGGCACCGCCGCGGGACTGCGGCGGATGCCCGCCGCACACGCCGACCTGCTGGACCTGGTCGACGCCGCCCCCCGGCGTCGGCTCGCGGTCCGGTTCAGACACGCCGTCCCCGCCCTCTTCGCCGGCGTCAAACTCTCGGTCGTGCGGAGCCTCGCCGCCGTCGTCGTCGCCGAGTGGTTCGTCGCCGAGTCCGGGGTCGGCGTCCTCCTGCTTCAGGGGATGACCAACGGCCAACCCGCGCTCACCTTCGCCGCGGCCGTCGTGCTCTTCGGCCTCGGGTTCGGCCTGTTCGGCCTGACCGCCGGCCTCCAGCGTCGCGCCTCGTGGTGA
- a CDS encoding ABC transporter substrate-binding protein, whose amino-acid sequence MTTTPSRRRVLGALGATFAVGVAGCLGGTAGDSGAEPTTAATPTPERSSVQLLLDWKANATHAGHFVARERGFYEAEGLSVDIVSGKGGASTAKQVGLEKYPLGLTSAAATLGTRDEGVALQAYAAAQQGPNSVVYTTAEAFGGQLDGPASLAGKTVAVPPAASNLALLKAILKGAGVLGEVSFLEVGWGGLTSSVLSGDANAALGAFPDGISLGRDGHDSAMLWIADHIPTVGRSVVANPAFVESNPETLRAYLRATARGWAWASNNPEGAMDHLVDAQPRLEASYDLGVTKIKHTAKRLILTDAVREHGWGWQSATAWGTVADALTEADLLSADVAVDDAWTNAYLDGDDPYVGSYADRVSAEYEF is encoded by the coding sequence ATGACGACGACACCCTCACGACGACGCGTGCTCGGTGCGCTCGGCGCCACGTTCGCGGTCGGTGTCGCCGGCTGTCTCGGCGGGACGGCCGGCGACAGCGGGGCCGAACCGACGACGGCGGCGACGCCGACGCCGGAGCGGTCCTCGGTCCAGTTGCTCCTGGACTGGAAGGCCAACGCCACCCACGCCGGGCACTTCGTCGCCCGGGAGCGGGGGTTCTACGAGGCCGAGGGCCTGAGCGTCGACATCGTCTCCGGGAAGGGCGGCGCCTCGACGGCGAAACAGGTCGGCCTGGAGAAGTATCCGCTGGGGCTGACGAGTGCCGCGGCGACGCTCGGCACCCGCGACGAGGGCGTGGCGCTCCAGGCCTACGCCGCCGCCCAGCAGGGTCCGAACAGCGTGGTCTACACCACCGCCGAGGCCTTCGGCGGACAGCTCGACGGGCCCGCGTCGCTCGCGGGCAAGACGGTCGCCGTCCCGCCGGCGGCCTCGAACCTCGCGCTGCTGAAGGCCATCCTGAAGGGGGCGGGCGTCCTCGGCGAGGTGTCCTTCCTCGAAGTGGGGTGGGGCGGGCTGACCTCCTCGGTGCTGTCCGGCGACGCCAACGCCGCGCTCGGGGCCTTCCCCGACGGTATCTCGCTCGGCCGCGACGGCCACGACTCCGCGATGCTGTGGATCGCCGATCACATCCCCACCGTCGGGCGGTCGGTCGTCGCCAACCCCGCCTTCGTGGAGTCGAACCCCGAGACCCTGCGGGCGTACCTCCGGGCCACCGCCCGCGGGTGGGCGTGGGCGTCGAACAACCCCGAGGGGGCGATGGACCACCTCGTCGACGCCCAGCCCCGACTGGAGGCCTCCTACGACCTCGGCGTGACGAAGATCAAGCACACGGCGAAGCGCCTGATCCTGACCGACGCGGTGCGGGAACACGGCTGGGGGTGGCAGTCCGCGACGGCCTGGGGGACCGTCGCGGACGCGCTGACCGAGGCCGACCTCCTCTCGGCGGACGTCGCCGTCGACGACGCGTGGACCAACGCCTACCTCGACGGCGACGACCCCTACGTCGGATCGTACGCCGACCGGGTCTCGGCGGAGTACGAGTTCTGA
- the prs gene encoding ribose-phosphate diphosphokinase — MIVPGSESQALGAALAAETGEPLAAVRYERFPDGERMASVEVPADADRAVVVAATTTDAAHVELLQLQDAVREAGVEEVVTVLPYMGYGRQERAFEPGQPVSARAVARAISTGTDRVVLVDPHEASVTDCFDVPCDVVRAASRLATPLPGGLTDPLFLSPDAGAVSLAESVRDAYGRGAVDYFDKVRHSGTEVEITPGDAAVEGRDVVVVDDIVATGTTMSESIAVLDDRAAAAVYVACVHPLLARAARTKLERAGVEAIYATDTIERDVTAVSVAPALADAL; from the coding sequence ATGATCGTTCCGGGTTCCGAGTCACAGGCGCTGGGTGCGGCCCTAGCCGCGGAGACGGGGGAGCCGCTGGCCGCGGTCCGCTACGAGCGGTTCCCCGACGGCGAACGGATGGCGTCGGTCGAGGTCCCCGCCGACGCCGACCGGGCCGTCGTCGTCGCCGCGACGACCACCGACGCCGCACACGTCGAACTCCTGCAGTTACAGGACGCCGTCCGCGAGGCGGGCGTCGAGGAGGTGGTGACGGTCCTCCCCTACATGGGCTACGGGCGACAGGAGCGTGCGTTCGAACCCGGGCAACCCGTGTCGGCCCGGGCCGTCGCCCGCGCGATATCGACGGGGACCGACCGGGTCGTCCTCGTCGACCCCCACGAGGCGTCGGTGACCGACTGCTTCGACGTGCCCTGCGACGTGGTGCGGGCCGCGTCGCGGCTGGCGACCCCTCTGCCCGGGGGGCTGACCGACCCGCTTTTCCTCTCGCCCGACGCGGGCGCCGTCTCCCTCGCCGAGTCGGTGCGCGACGCCTACGGCCGCGGCGCCGTCGACTACTTCGACAAGGTGCGTCACTCGGGAACGGAGGTCGAGATCACGCCGGGCGACGCCGCCGTCGAGGGGCGGGACGTGGTCGTCGTCGACGACATCGTCGCCACGGGGACGACCATGAGCGAGTCCATCGCCGTCCTCGACGACCGGGCGGCGGCCGCGGTGTACGTCGCCTGCGTCCACCCCCTGCTCGCGCGGGCGGCGCGGACGAAACTCGAACGCGCCGGCGTCGAGGCCATCTACGCCACCGACACCATCGAACGCGACGTGACCGCCGTCTCCGTGGCGCCGGCCCTCGCGGACGCCCTGTAG
- a CDS encoding HVO_0234 family beta-propeller protein: MSHDVTIDEKRVYADRTGATEILVAAEQGLVVASLSADLVGEFGLDHRAAVRDVAATGDRRVLATDGDVLVGSYEATDFGTAVAVGFDREGAPLAAAPDGRVARLDDGWTRLGTVDDPRAVDAGMIAAADGVHRVVDDGLRPVGLADVRDVHGRDLPFAATGDGLYRLGNGWMDERDGAFAAVGADGDRAAAVGDAGLLVREDVAAWSAVETPATDRIVDVGFTEAATVAVTTDGTLLADAGDGWRTRTLGVTGVSRLAVQA; this comes from the coding sequence ATGAGCCACGACGTCACCATCGACGAGAAGCGGGTCTACGCGGACCGGACGGGCGCCACCGAGATACTGGTCGCCGCCGAACAGGGACTGGTCGTCGCCTCGCTCTCGGCCGACCTCGTCGGCGAGTTCGGCCTCGACCACCGGGCGGCCGTCCGGGACGTGGCCGCGACCGGCGACCGCCGCGTCCTCGCCACCGACGGGGACGTCCTCGTGGGGAGCTACGAAGCCACCGACTTCGGGACCGCCGTCGCCGTCGGCTTCGACCGCGAGGGGGCGCCGCTGGCGGCGGCCCCCGACGGCCGGGTCGCCCGCCTCGACGACGGCTGGACGCGGCTGGGGACCGTCGACGACCCCCGCGCGGTCGACGCGGGGATGATCGCCGCGGCCGACGGCGTCCACCGGGTCGTCGACGACGGCCTGCGGCCGGTCGGCCTCGCCGACGTCCGCGACGTCCACGGCCGGGACCTGCCGTTCGCGGCGACCGGTGACGGCCTCTACCGACTGGGCAACGGCTGGATGGACGAACGCGACGGCGCGTTCGCGGCGGTGGGCGCCGACGGGGACCGGGCCGCGGCCGTCGGCGACGCCGGCCTCCTCGTCCGCGAGGACGTCGCGGCGTGGTCGGCCGTCGAGACGCCTGCGACCGACCGGATCGTCGACGTGGGGTTCACCGAGGCGGCGACGGTGGCGGTGACCACCGACGGGACGTTGCTGGCGGACGCGGGCGACGGCTGGCGGACGCGGACGCTGGGTGTGACCGGCGTCTCGCGGCTGGCGGTGCAGGCCTAA
- a CDS encoding type 1 glutamine amidotransferase → MQRPRLALLDASHGADHTRRNFRRELDADLAEFDVTVGDLPPNFDYDGVVVTGSRASVYWDESWIDDLLTWIERAVDRGLPVLGVCYGHQALAAALGGRVEAMDDVEIGYREIDVVDADPLLAGIDSPFVAFETHSDRVADLPPGGTVLAENDRGIQAFRRGDCWGVQFHPEYDRSSAETVTRGKDLPEARIEAVVDGIDADAYAAACRTKRLFDNFLEHVRSRAVETAADA, encoded by the coding sequence ATGCAGCGCCCCCGTCTCGCCCTTCTGGACGCCTCCCACGGCGCCGACCACACCCGCCGCAACTTCCGGCGGGAGCTAGACGCCGACCTCGCCGAGTTCGACGTGACTGTCGGCGACCTGCCGCCGAACTTCGACTACGACGGCGTGGTCGTCACCGGGTCGCGGGCCTCGGTCTACTGGGACGAGTCCTGGATCGACGACCTGCTCACCTGGATCGAACGGGCGGTCGACCGCGGTCTGCCGGTCCTCGGGGTCTGTTACGGGCACCAGGCGCTCGCGGCGGCCCTCGGCGGCCGCGTCGAGGCGATGGACGACGTCGAGATCGGTTACCGGGAGATCGACGTCGTCGACGCCGATCCCCTGCTCGCGGGGATCGACTCGCCCTTCGTCGCCTTCGAGACCCACTCCGACCGCGTGGCCGACCTCCCCCCCGGCGGGACCGTCCTCGCGGAGAACGACCGGGGGATCCAGGCGTTCCGGCGCGGCGACTGCTGGGGCGTGCAGTTCCACCCCGAGTACGACCGATCGAGCGCCGAGACGGTCACCCGTGGGAAGGACCTCCCCGAGGCTCGCATCGAGGCGGTCGTCGACGGCATCGACGCCGACGCCTACGCCGCGGCCTGTCGGACCAAGCGGCTGTTCGACAACTTCCTCGAACACGTTCGGTCGCGGGCGGTCGAGACGGCGGCGGACGCGTAG
- a CDS encoding alpha/beta fold hydrolase — protein sequence MSTASNGSVSLYYEVDGDPDRGTVLLLGDAGYGAWQWGWQHAGLTGPFETVVTDLRGTGRSDAPPGPYTVDDFVADVQAVLEAHGSRRIHVVGAGLGGMVALELARLSSRPRSLALLGTAPVGADLTLDPLYGDPSDPDALEASLAAALSRDFLDAHPDVVEQVVEWRAAEDATPEAWAAQAAAVEAFDVSDRLYEVDVPSLVIHGRDDAVWPVECGRRLARELPRGEFVGLDGGHLIGIERSRAVNDRLFGFLGA from the coding sequence ATGTCCACCGCGTCCAACGGCTCCGTGTCCCTGTACTACGAGGTCGACGGTGATCCGGACCGGGGGACGGTCCTGCTCCTCGGCGACGCGGGCTACGGCGCCTGGCAGTGGGGGTGGCAACACGCGGGCCTGACCGGCCCCTTCGAGACGGTAGTGACCGATCTCCGCGGTACCGGCCGCTCCGACGCTCCGCCCGGTCCCTACACCGTCGACGACTTCGTCGCCGACGTCCAGGCCGTCCTCGAAGCGCACGGCAGTCGGCGGATCCACGTCGTCGGCGCCGGCCTCGGGGGAATGGTCGCGCTCGAACTCGCGCGCCTCTCCTCGCGCCCGCGGTCGCTCGCCCTCCTCGGCACCGCCCCCGTCGGCGCCGACCTGACCCTCGATCCGCTGTACGGCGACCCGTCCGATCCCGACGCCCTGGAGGCGTCGCTCGCGGCCGCCCTCTCGCGGGACTTCCTCGACGCCCATCCGGACGTCGTCGAACAGGTCGTCGAGTGGCGCGCCGCCGAGGACGCCACCCCCGAGGCGTGGGCGGCACAGGCCGCCGCCGTCGAGGCGTTCGACGTCTCGGATCGGCTGTACGAGGTCGACGTCCCGTCGCTCGTGATCCACGGCCGCGACGACGCCGTCTGGCCGGTCGAGTGCGGCCGACGCCTCGCTCGCGAGCTGCCACGGGGGGAGTTCGTCGGCCTCGACGGTGGCCACCTGATCGGGATCGAGCGCTCCCGCGCGGTCAACGATCGACTGTTCGGCTTCCTCGGGGCGTAA